The Felis catus isolate Fca126 chromosome X, F.catus_Fca126_mat1.0, whole genome shotgun sequence genome includes a region encoding these proteins:
- the LOC101082293 gene encoding diphosphoinositol polyphosphate phosphohydrolase 3-beta has protein sequence MKCKPNQTRTYDPEGFKKRAACLCFRSEREDEVLLVSSSRYPDRWIVPGGGMEPEEEPGSAAVREVFEEAGVKGKLGRLLGIFEQNQDRKHRTYVYVLTVTEILEDWEDSVSIGRKREWFKIEDAIKVLQCHKPVHAEYLEKLKLGGSPTNGNSVAPSLPQSDP, from the exons ATGAAGTGCAAGCCCAACCAGACGCGCACCTACGACCCGGAGGGGTTCAAGAAGCGGGCGGCGTGCCTGTGCTTCCGGAGCGAGCGCGAGGACGAGGTGCTGTTAGTGAGTAGCAGTCGGTACCCGGACCGCTGGATCGTGCCGGGCGGGGGCATGGAGCCCGAGGAGGAGCCGGGCAGTGCGGCTGTCCGAGAGGTGTTCGAAGAGGCGGGAGTCAAGGGGAAGTTAGGCCGGCTCCTGGGCATTTTCGAACAGAACCAAGACCGCAAGCACAGAACGTACGTGTACGTACTGACCGTCACCGAGATTCTGGAGGATTGGGAAGATTCGGTTAGCATTGGAAGGAAGCGAGAGTGGTTCAAAATCGAAGATGCGATCAAGGTTCTCCAGTGCCACAAGCCCGTGCATGCCGAATATCTGGAGAAACTAAAGCTGGGCGGCTCCCCAACCAATGGAAACTCGGTGGCCCCATCTCTGCCACAGAGCGATCCCTA g